The sequence GATGAAATGGTTGATCTGTTCAGCGATTGCGATGTCCTAGTAACCGACTGCCTGCGCCGTGAAGCGCATCCAACGCACGCGCATCTAGCGATGGCACTTGAACTCGTCGAGCGATCCGGTGCCAAGCATGCTGTCCTGACACATCTCGACAAAAGCATGGATTATGCCACCCTATGCGGCGAAATTCCCGGCAATGTACAAGTTGGGTACGACGGATTGGAGTTAATCGCATGACAGAGACATTCGACTGGCAGATGCTGGTTTTCGTCGCTTTGGCCATCATCCTGCCGCTGAGCGCGCTGACTGCACGGCAGCTGTCGATGAAGAAGTGGGTCGTGATGGGACTTGCTTGGTTGGCGATATTCGCAGTGGCGACGCTGTTTATCAATTTGGTTACAGGCGGCTAGCCTTTGGCAACAATGTGGCGCTGCCGTTGATGCAACGCGAATTCACGTTGGATGCAGCCGGTGCACAGTGGATCGTCAATGCGTATCTGGCGCCTTTGAACGCTTTTCTTTATTTAACATAATATATATTATCATTCTATCTGTAGTGAGCCAATGACTGAACAATTGACCCGCCTCCTCCACATTATGGCTACTCTCCGCGATCCCGACGGCGGCTGCGAATGGGATCGTGCTCAAGACTTCACTTCCATCGCGCCATATACGATTGAAGAAGCTTATGAAGTCGCCGATGCGATTGAGCGAGGCGATATGGGTGAATTGCGCGAGGAGCTTGGCGACTTGCTGCTGCAGGTCGTTTTCCATGCGCGTATGGCCGAAGAAGCTAATCTCTTTGCCTTTGAGGATGTTGCCAGAGCTATTTCCGACAAGATGGAGGCTCGCCATCCGCATATCTTTGGCACTGATGATGGCGATGATGTCGAAACGCGCTGGGAAGCACTGAAGGCGGCTGAAAGGGTCTCAAAGGGTTCTAACAGCGCCATGGACGGCGTCGCGCGGACTTTGCCGGGGTTACTGCGAGCGGAGAAACTTCAGAAACGAGCGGCTCGCGAAGGTTTCGATTGGCCGGACACTTCTGGACCGGCCGACAAGGTCACGGAAGAGATGCTGGAGCTCTCCGAAGCGTCAGACGCTGACAAGCTGGAAGAAGCCGGCGACTTGCTCTTTGCGGCAGTTAATCTCGTCCGCAAATCGGGTGTGGCTCCAGAAGATGCCTTGCGCGCGGCCAACTTGAAGTTCGAGCGGCGTTACCGGGGTATGGAAGAACTTGCG comes from Altererythrobacter sp. ZODW24 and encodes:
- the mazG gene encoding nucleoside triphosphate pyrophosphohydrolase — its product is MTEQLTRLLHIMATLRDPDGGCEWDRAQDFTSIAPYTIEEAYEVADAIERGDMGELREELGDLLLQVVFHARMAEEANLFAFEDVARAISDKMEARHPHIFGTDDGDDVETRWEALKAAERVSKGSNSAMDGVARTLPGLLRAEKLQKRAAREGFDWPDTSGPADKVTEEMLELSEASDADKLEEAGDLLFAAVNLVRKSGVAPEDALRAANLKFERRYRGMEELAKGDFASLTLDQQEELWQTVKRGEKA